One Skermanella sp. TT6 genomic window, CACCATCTGGGAGTAGAGACATGCCTTACGAGAACATCCTGGTCGAGACCCGAGGCCATGTCGGGCTCATCACGCTGAACCGGCCGAAGGCGCTCAACGCCCTGTCCGACGCCCTGGTGACCGAGCTGGCCGCCGCCGTGGACGCCTTCGAGGCGGACGACGGGATCGGCTGCATCGTCCTGACCGGCAGCGAGCGGGCCTTCGCCGCCGGCGCCGACATCAAGGAGATGGCCGGCCGGAACTACATGGACGTCTATCTCTCGGACTTCATCACCCGCAAATGGGGCCGGGTCGCCACCGCCCGCAAGCCGGTGATCGCGGCGGTCGCCGGCTACGCCCTGGGCGGCGGCTGCGAGCTGGCCATGATGTGCGACTTCATCCTGGCGGCGGACACCGCCAAGTTCGGCCAGCCGGAGATCACCATCGGCACCATCCCCGGCGCCGGCGGCACCCAGCGCCTGACCCGCTTCGTCGGCAAGTCCAAGGCGATGGAGATGGTCCTGA contains:
- a CDS encoding enoyl-CoA hydratase; protein product: MPYENILVETRGHVGLITLNRPKALNALSDALVTELAAAVDAFEADDGIGCIVLTGSERAFAAGADIKEMAGRNYMDVYLSDFITRKWGRVATARKPVIAAVAGYALGGGCELAMMCDFILAADTAKFGQPEITIGTIPGAGGTQRLTRFVGKSKAMEMVLTGRTIDAAEAERCGLVSRVVPAADLLDEAMKVAARIASLSRPVVMMAKESVNRSYETTLEEGIRFERRLFHSTFATEDQKEGMAAFAEKREANFKNR